In Dama dama isolate Ldn47 chromosome 9, ASM3311817v1, whole genome shotgun sequence, the following proteins share a genomic window:
- the UBL5 gene encoding ubiquitin-like protein 5 has protein sequence MIEVVCNDRLGKKVRVKCNTDDTIGDLKKLIAAQTGTRWNKIVLKKWYTIFKDHVSLGDYEIHDGMNLELYYQ, from the exons ATGATCGAGGTTGTTTGCAACGACCGTCTGGGGAAGAAGGTGCGCGTTAAGTGCAA TACGGATGACACCATCGGGGACCTTAAGAAGCTGATCGCAGCCCAAACTGGCACCCGTTGGAACAAGATCGTACTGAAGAAGTG GTACACGATTTTTAAGGACCACGTGTCTCTGGGGGACT ATGAAATCCACGATGGGATGAACCTGGAGCTTTATTACCAGTAG
- the OLFM2 gene encoding noelin-2 isoform X1 yields the protein MSVPLLKIGAVLSTMAMVTNWMSQTLPSLVGLNGTVSRAGASEKITLFQSPEEGWQLYTSAQAPDGKCICTAVIPAQSTCSRDGRSRELRQLMEKVQNVSQSMEVLELRTYRDLQYVRSMETLMRSLDARLRAADGSLSAKSFQELKDRMAELLPLSSVLEQYKADTRTIVRLREEVRNLSGSLAAIQEEMGAYGYEDLQQRVMALEARLHACAQKLGCGKLTGVSNPITIRAMGSRFGSWMTDTMAPSADSRVWYMDGYYKGRRVLEFRTLGDFIKGQNFIQHLLPQPWAGTGHVVYNGSLFYNKYQSNVVVKYHFRSRSVLVQRSLPGAGYNNTFPYSWGGFSDMDFMVDESGLWAVYTTNQNAGNIVVSRLDPHTLEVVRSWDTGYPKRSAGEAFMICGVLYVTNSHLAGAKVYFAYFTNTSSYEYTDVPFHNQYSHISMLDYNPRERALYTWNNGHQVLYNVTLFHVISTAGDP from the exons ACCCTCTTCCAAAGCCCAGAAGAAGGCTGGCAGCTGTACACTTCAGCCCAGGCCCCCGATGGAAAATGCATCTGCACGGCTGTGATCCCTGCACAGAGCACCTGCTCCCGAGACGGCCGAAGCCGGGAGCTGCGGCAGCTGATGGAGAAG GTTCAGAACGTCTCTCAGTCCATGGAggttcttgagttgcggacgtaCCGGGACCTCCAGTATGTGCGCAGCATGGAGACCCTCATGCGGAGCCTGGATGCGCGGCTCCGGGCAGCTGACGGGTCCCTCTCGGCCAAGAGCTTCCAG GAGCTGAAGGACAGGATGGCAGAGCTGTTGCCACTGAGCTCGGTCCTGGAGCAGTACAAGGCGGACACGCGGACCATCGTGCGCCTGCGAGAGGAGGTGAGGAATCTCTCCGGCAGCCTTGCCGCCATCCAGGAGGAGATGGGCGCCTACGGCTACGAGGACCTGCAGCAGCGGGTGATGGCCCTGGAAGCCCGGCTCCATGCCTGCGCCCAGAAGCTGG gctgtggGAAGCTGACCGGGGTCAGTAACCCCATCACCATTCGGGCCATGGGGTCCCGCTTTGGCTCCTGGATGACGGACACGATGGCCCCCAGCGCGGACAGCCGG GTCTGGTACATGGATGGCTATTACAAAGGCCGGCGCGTCCTGGAGTTCCGCACTCTGGGAGACTTCATCAAGGGCCAGAACTTTATCCAGCACCTGCTGCCCCAGCCATGGGCCGGCACCGGCCACGTGGTGTACAATGGCTCCCTGTTCTACAACAAGTACCAGAGCAACGTGGTGGTCAAGTACCACTTCCGCTCCCGCTCCGTCCTGGTGCAGCGGAGCCTCCCCGGGGCCGGCTACAACAACACCTTCCCCTACTCCTGGGGTGGCTTCTCGGACATGGACTTCATGGTGGACGAGAGCGGGCTCTGGGCCGTGTACACCACCAACCAGAATGCGGGCAACATCGTGGTCAGCCGGCTGGACCCGCACACCCTGGAGGTCGTGCGCTCGTGGGACACCGGCTACCCCAAGCGCAGTGCCGGCGAGGCCTTCATGATCTGCGGCGTGCTCTATGTGACCAACTCCCACCTGGCCGGGGCCAAGGTCTACTTCGCCTACTTCACCAACACGTCCAGCTATGAGTACACGGACGTGCCCTTCCACAACCAGTATTCCCACATCTCCATGCTGGATTACAACCCCCGGGAGCGCGCCCTCTACACCTGGAACAACGGCCACCAGGTGCTCTACAACGTCACCCTCTTCCACGTCATCAGCACCGCCGGGGACCCCTAG
- the PIN1 gene encoding peptidyl-prolyl cis-trans isomerase NIMA-interacting 1: protein MADEEKLPPGWEKRMSRSSGRVYYFNHITNASQWERPSGNSSGSGKNGQGEPTRVRCSHLLVKHSQSRRPSSWRQEKITRTKEEALELINGYIQKIKSGEEDFESLASQFSDCSSAKARGDLGAFSRGQMQKPFEDASFALRTGEMSGPVFTDSGIHIILRTE, encoded by the exons ATGGCGGACGAGGAGAAGCTGCCGCCCGGCTGGGAGAAGCGCATGAGCCGCAGCTCAG GCCGGGTGTACTACTTCAATCACATCACTAACGCCAGCCAGTGGGAGCGGCCAAGTGGCAACAGCAGTGGCAGTGGCAAAAATGGACAAGGGGAGCCCACCAGGGTCCGCTGCTCACACCTGCTGGTCAAACACAGCCAGTCACGGCGGCCCTCCTCCTGGCGGCAGGAGAAGATCACGCGAACCAAGGAGGAGGCCCTGGAGCTGATCAATG GCTACATCCAGAAGATTAAGTCTGGAGAGGAGGACTTTGAATCCCTGGCCTCACAGTTCAGCGACTGCAGCTCCGCCAAGGCCAGGGGAGACCTGGGTGCCTTCAGCAGAG GTCAGATGCAGAAGCCATTTGAAGACGCCTCCTTCGCGCTGCGGACAGGGGAGATGAGCGGGCCTGTGTTCACGGATTCGGGCATCCACATCATCCTTCGCACGGAGTGA
- the OLFM2 gene encoding noelin-2 isoform X2 yields the protein MWPLAVPPPPPLLLLLLCSGLAGQTLFQSPEEGWQLYTSAQAPDGKCICTAVIPAQSTCSRDGRSRELRQLMEKVQNVSQSMEVLELRTYRDLQYVRSMETLMRSLDARLRAADGSLSAKSFQELKDRMAELLPLSSVLEQYKADTRTIVRLREEVRNLSGSLAAIQEEMGAYGYEDLQQRVMALEARLHACAQKLGCGKLTGVSNPITIRAMGSRFGSWMTDTMAPSADSRVWYMDGYYKGRRVLEFRTLGDFIKGQNFIQHLLPQPWAGTGHVVYNGSLFYNKYQSNVVVKYHFRSRSVLVQRSLPGAGYNNTFPYSWGGFSDMDFMVDESGLWAVYTTNQNAGNIVVSRLDPHTLEVVRSWDTGYPKRSAGEAFMICGVLYVTNSHLAGAKVYFAYFTNTSSYEYTDVPFHNQYSHISMLDYNPRERALYTWNNGHQVLYNVTLFHVISTAGDP from the exons ACCCTCTTCCAAAGCCCAGAAGAAGGCTGGCAGCTGTACACTTCAGCCCAGGCCCCCGATGGAAAATGCATCTGCACGGCTGTGATCCCTGCACAGAGCACCTGCTCCCGAGACGGCCGAAGCCGGGAGCTGCGGCAGCTGATGGAGAAG GTTCAGAACGTCTCTCAGTCCATGGAggttcttgagttgcggacgtaCCGGGACCTCCAGTATGTGCGCAGCATGGAGACCCTCATGCGGAGCCTGGATGCGCGGCTCCGGGCAGCTGACGGGTCCCTCTCGGCCAAGAGCTTCCAG GAGCTGAAGGACAGGATGGCAGAGCTGTTGCCACTGAGCTCGGTCCTGGAGCAGTACAAGGCGGACACGCGGACCATCGTGCGCCTGCGAGAGGAGGTGAGGAATCTCTCCGGCAGCCTTGCCGCCATCCAGGAGGAGATGGGCGCCTACGGCTACGAGGACCTGCAGCAGCGGGTGATGGCCCTGGAAGCCCGGCTCCATGCCTGCGCCCAGAAGCTGG gctgtggGAAGCTGACCGGGGTCAGTAACCCCATCACCATTCGGGCCATGGGGTCCCGCTTTGGCTCCTGGATGACGGACACGATGGCCCCCAGCGCGGACAGCCGG GTCTGGTACATGGATGGCTATTACAAAGGCCGGCGCGTCCTGGAGTTCCGCACTCTGGGAGACTTCATCAAGGGCCAGAACTTTATCCAGCACCTGCTGCCCCAGCCATGGGCCGGCACCGGCCACGTGGTGTACAATGGCTCCCTGTTCTACAACAAGTACCAGAGCAACGTGGTGGTCAAGTACCACTTCCGCTCCCGCTCCGTCCTGGTGCAGCGGAGCCTCCCCGGGGCCGGCTACAACAACACCTTCCCCTACTCCTGGGGTGGCTTCTCGGACATGGACTTCATGGTGGACGAGAGCGGGCTCTGGGCCGTGTACACCACCAACCAGAATGCGGGCAACATCGTGGTCAGCCGGCTGGACCCGCACACCCTGGAGGTCGTGCGCTCGTGGGACACCGGCTACCCCAAGCGCAGTGCCGGCGAGGCCTTCATGATCTGCGGCGTGCTCTATGTGACCAACTCCCACCTGGCCGGGGCCAAGGTCTACTTCGCCTACTTCACCAACACGTCCAGCTATGAGTACACGGACGTGCCCTTCCACAACCAGTATTCCCACATCTCCATGCTGGATTACAACCCCCGGGAGCGCGCCCTCTACACCTGGAACAACGGCCACCAGGTGCTCTACAACGTCACCCTCTTCCACGTCATCAGCACCGCCGGGGACCCCTAG